The sequence GCTCTTTCCATATGCTGCTTCTCATTTATAGACAGGTTTTGATTTTTTATGTAGTTTTCTATATCATCTATATAGCTTTTTATCAATTCAAGTTTTTGTTCATGTGTCATAAGAAACTCCTTCAAAGCGAAATTTAGATATGCTGGTATATATTTTGCCTAAAACGGGAGTTAATTATGTAGTACGTTATGTGAGAAATATTTATTATTTCTGTGATGCAATAATCTTGCACAGATCTGTAGGCTCCTTGATTATGAAATCAGGCTTAAGCCTGCATATTTCATTTTTAGGAAAAATTGTCCAATCGACAAGAACTGTTTTAATTCCGGCATTTTGACCGCATAAAATATCGTATGGGCTATCCCCGATAAGTAGTGATTGTTCCTTTACACCACATAATAATTCGAGGGCTTTCAGCGCGGGTTCAGGGTGAGGTTTGTTGTTTTGTATATCATATGCACTTACGATGACATCTATATATTCAGAAAGTTTAAAACAGTCCAGTCCATGTTCTATACCACTCCTGCCTTTTGCAGAGACAATAGCTGTTTTACACCCTATAGCCTTTATTTGACTGAGCATTTCTCTTATTCCCGGAAACTCTTTTATCATTCTGTCCTTATTTGCCTTATAATAGGTTTTATAAAACAGCATCATATCTTCCCAAAAAACGGGGGAAATACATTTCATCTGTTCTTCCAGATGCCTGCCTAAAATAGAATTCAGGTCATCCGGCGATAAATCCCTGTTAATAAACTTTTTTGCAGTTTCTTTCAGTGTAAGTATTATAAGTTCATTGGTATCAATAAGTGTTCCATCAAAGTCGAAAAGGATATATTTGAACATTGTTATTATTTTAGCCCCCTTTTTCCTTACTACGTCTAAATAAGCTTATTAAGCTAATTGACTATATTACAAGTTTCATTCCAAGAGCATATTAGCACAACAGGTTAACTTTATTTGATCAAGCTGTCGATTACTCTGAATGATTATAGCATATATTTGCTTAAAATATACCGGAATATTTATTAATAGCTGCAAATACTTGAGTATCAGGCGTTTAGACGTTGATATAAGATTTTATTATGTTATAATATATTAGGTGCATTTGTGTGTACAGTGCAAAGTAATATTAATTTACAAACCGATACCGGGTTAATGGTCATATAGTCTCATAACTATAGCCTGTTATTATCTGTAAATACCCGCGTATTGCTTAGATAAGAGGTATTGTGGCTATGAATGAAAGAACGCTTAAGATATTGGAATTTGATAAAATTGTCAGGCAAATTTCCGGACGTACAGCTTCGGATCTTGGGATGGAGTTGGCTGAGTCGCTTTTGCCGGAAAAGAGTTTTACTAGGATACAAGCTGCACTGAATGAAACCAGTGACGGAGTCAGTTTTATAGTACGTAAGGGAAGCCCTCCCCTGAGTGGCATACATGATATTAGAGGGAGCCTTAAGCGTGCAGAAATGGGATCTGTATTGAGCCCTTCCGAGCTTTTGAGAATAAGCGATGTTCTTATGGCAAGCAGGAATTTGAAGAGGTACAGTTCTTCCGACAATCTGATCATAGATGGCGGTAATATTGTAAGTGAGCTTATCGGGTGCCTTGAACCCAATAAGAAGCTGGAAGAAAAAATCAGGCTGTCTATAATCAGTGAAGATGAGATAGCTGATGCTGCAAGCTCTACACTGGCTAGTATAAGAAAACAGATTAAAGATGCGCAAAATTCGATAAAGGATAAGTTGAATGACATACTGAAGTCATCGAAGTACCAGAAATTTATGCAGGAGGCAATAGTGACAATAAGGGGTGACAGATATGTTATTCCGGTAAAAAATGAACACAGGAATGAAATTCCCGGATTGGTGCACGATTCATCCTCCAGTGGAGCGACTCTATTTATAGAACCAATGGCAGTAGTAGAAGCTAATAACAATATAAGGCAATTGAAAATAAAAGAACAGGTTGAAATTGAAAGGATATTATATGAACTAACTGCTGAAGTTTCAGAAATATTACCGGGCCTCCAATCAGATATTACTATTCTTGCCAGACTGGACTTCATATTTGCCAAAGCAAAATTCAGTGTAGACTACAACTGTGTTTGCCCAAAGCTGAATGATAATAAAAGGACAGTTATTAAAAAGGGGCGTCATCCTCTTCTGGACAAGAGAAATGTTGTTCCAATTGATTTTTGGATTGGAGATGGATTTGACACCTTGGTAGTTACAGGACCGAATACGGGAGGAAAAACTGTCACCCTAAAGACTGTAGGATTATTTACGCTTATGACTCAAGCCGGTCTTCATGTTCCGGCTAACGAGGGTACTGAGATCAGTATTTTTGAAAATGTTTTTGCTGACATAGGTGATGAACAGAGTATAGAGCAGAGTTTAAGCACATTTTCCTCACATATGAAGAATATTGTAAATATTCTTAAAAACGCTGATAACAAGTCAATGGTTTTATTTGATGAACTTGGTGCAGGTACGGATCCTACGGAAGGCGCTGCTCTTGCAATGTCAATACTTGAGTGTCTGCATCAGATGGGAGCTGTGACTGTTGCAACCACCCACTACAGTGAACTGAAGATTTATGCAGTATCGACTAAAGGGGTTGAGAATGCCTGTTGTGAGTTTGATGTAGAGACATTAAAACCCACATATAAGCTTTTGATAGGTATACCGGGCAAAAGTAATGCTTTTGCAATCTCCAAAAGACTTGGGTTGACGGAAGATATTATTGAAAGGGCGAAAGAGTTTCTCACACAGGAAGATATTAAGTTCGAAGATATGCTGTTAAGCATAGAAAAAAATAGAAGCGAATCTGAGAAGGAAAGAGAAAAAGCCCAGATATACAGGATTGAGATAGAAAAGATGAAGGGTGAAATAGAGGAACAGAATAGAAGAATAAACGCACAGAAAGATAAAATATTAAGAGAAGCAAAGGAAGAGGCAAGGAGAATACTGCTTGAAGCGAAGCAGGAAGCTACTGACGTATTGACGGAAATGAGAAAAATGGAAGCAGACAGAGAAGCTGCTCAAAGGGAAAGAGAGGCTGAGGAGCTAAAAGCAAGACTTAAAAGCAAGTTGAATAGAATTGAGGATTCACTTGCCGAGTCACTTATGCCAAAGCAGGGATATGTAAAACCTCCAAAAAATCTGAAGCCCGGAGACAGCATTCTTATTGTAAACCTTAATCAGAAAGGAACAGTGGTTAATCCGCCAAATGCAGAAGGCGAGGTATTGGTTCAGGCCGGTATTATGAAAATTAATGTTCATATCACCAATCTTAAGTTGGTTGACGAGCAAAAAATTGAAACACATAAAAGTGGAATGGGGAAGATAGGAGTATCAAAGTCAAAAAGTGTATCTATGGAAGTTGACCTAAGAGGCTTGAATCTGGATGAAGCTGTCGAGGTTGTAGATAAATACCTTGATGACGCAAGTATTGCAGGATTACACGAGGTTACAATAATACACGGGAAGGGAACCGGTGTGCTGCGGAACGGCATACATCAGTTCCTGAGACTAAACCATCATGTTGGGAATTTCAGGTTGGGAAAGTATGGTGAAGGTGAGACAGGTGTGACCATAGTGGAGTTGAAATAGTCTAAACAGTTGCCATGCAGTTGACAATACTTCACCCATAATTTAGAATGTTAATACGAGAAGGGCCATCATTTGCCGGATGAATTGCTTATGGCCTAAAAAGGGAAGTATATCCGGCAGCATTCGTGTATGGGGTGCAGGCAATTTTTCTTATGTATGTAAGTATAAATTTTGGTTTAGAGTAATTAAAGGAGAGTTTTTGTGGAAAAAATTAGAGAAGATTTAAGAAATGTAGCAATAATCGCACACGTAGACCATGGCAAAACAACATTGGTAGATGGTATGCTGAGACAGAGCGGTATATTCAGAGAAAATGAAATGGTACAGGAAAGAGTAATGGACTCGAATGACCTTGAGAGGGAAAGAGGAATTACCATTCTCGCAAAGAATACTGCAGTCAACTATAAAGGGATAAAGATAAATATTGTAGATACCCCGGGTCATGCAGACTTTGGTGGAGAAGTTGAACGCGTCCTAAAAATGGTAGATGGTGTTTTGTTGCTGGTAGATGCCTTTGAAGGACCAATGCCTCAGACCAGGTTTGTTCTAAAAAAAGCTTTGGAACTTAATTTGAAGCCTATAGTAGTTGTAAACAAAATTGACAGACCTGAAGCAAGGCCTGACGAGGTTGTAGATGATGTTCTAGAACTGTTTATCGAGCTCGGTGCAGATGATGATCAGTTGGAGTTTCCTGTGATATATGCTTCTTCAAGGGAAGGTTTTGCTGTCTGTGACCTTTACGGTGAGAGAGTGGATCTGAAACCTTTGTTTGAAACCATAATCGAAAAGGTACCTGCGCCTAAGGGCTATATTGATAAACCACTCCAGTTGCTTGTGTCAAGTATAGATTACGACGATTATGTAGGACGTATTGCTGTTGGACGTGTTGAGAGGGGTACAGTAAAGTCGGGACAGCAGGCTGTCATATGTAGAAAAGACGGTTCCCTGCAAAATATCAGAATCAGCAAGCTTTATACAATTGAGGGGCTTAAAAGAATAGATGCTGCAGAGGCAGCACTGGGAGATATCGTATCAGTGTCGGGTGTCGGAGATATTACCATAGGTGAGACGATTTGTGATACTGATACTCCGGAACCATTGCCTTTTATCGATATAGACGAGCCTACAATATCAATGAATTTCATTGTAAACAACAGTCCTTTTGCTGGACGTGAGGGTACTTTTGTTACTTCAAGACATCTTAGGGACAGGCTGTATAAAGAACTGGAGACAAATGTAAGCTTGAGGGTTGAGGAAACCGATTCTGCCGATTCTTTTAAGGTATCAGGAAGAGGCGAATTGCATCTATCAATACTTATAGAAACCATGAGAAGGCAAGGATATGAATTCCAGGTTTCAAAACCTACGGTTATATTGAAGGAAATAGATGGCGAAACTTATGAACCTATAGAGTATTTGACTATAGATGTACCGGAAGATTTTATGGGCGTAGTTATGGAAAAGCTAGGGTCAAGGAAAGCAGAAATGGTTAATATGCATTCAGCAAACCAGGGCTATATGCGCCTGGAGTTCAAAATACCTGCAAGGGGTCTTATAGGTTACCGGTCAGAGTTTTTGACGGATACAAAAGGAAATGGTATAATGAATCATATATTCCATGGATTTGAGCCTTTCAGAGGTGAAATATCCGGAAGGCAGAGGGGAGCAATGACGGCCTGGGAAGAAGGAGAAGCTGTAACTTACGGCTTGTATAATGCCCAGGAAAGGGGAACACTATTTATTAGCTCCGGTGCCAAAGTATATGAGGGAATGATAGTAGGAGAAAATTCACGAACTGAAGATATAGTGGTAAACGTATGCAAGAAAAAACATGTCACAAACATGCGTGCTTCAGGCTCAGACGAGGCTCTGAGGTTAACTCCTCCAAGAGTAATGAGCCTGGAACAGTCTTTGGAGTTTATTGCTGATGATGAGCTTGTAGAGATCACACCAAAGACCATAAGACTCAGGAAAAAAATATTAGATACGGAATTAAGAGCTAAGCAGGAATCAAAAGCTCGTAAATCAAATTAATCTTTCTGATTGTAATTTTATATAAAGCTGTAATATCTACTTTTAGATTTACAGCTTTATTATAAAAAATTTAGTCAAAAAATCTTAATTGACATTGTCAATTGATTTTGGTGGTGCGTGCATGAGCGATTTAAGGGAAAGAATTGAAAAGAAGAGACAAGTAAAGCGGAAGAAAGCATTATTCAGGTTGTCTGTTTTTGCTGTAATCGTCCTCTTAACAATTATTTGTAGTGTTGTGTCCTACAAGTATGTTATTAAGAACACGGGCGATAGCGAAAAGGAAACTACCATAACTATTGAACACGGAAAAGAAATAGAAGTCAAGATTCCTTTGGGTGCGGGACCTGCTTCAATAGCAGAAATACTGAAAAAAGAAGGTATAATAAGCCACCCAAGAATTTTTAAACTTATTTCTAAGATAAACGGATACGATAGTACATATAAATCGGGAACTCATGTGTTAAGCAAAGACTTAAGTTATACGGAAATAATGCGGGTATTGTCCAGCAAACCTACTGATAATACCAGTGTAAAAGCTACCATTCCTGAAGGGCTGACCCTTGATGAAATTATCAATAAGCTGAATAAGGATGCAGAAAAACAAAAAAAGCCAAAATTGGTGGACAAGGATAGATTTAAGAATCTTGTAGAAAACGGAAAATTCGATTACAAGTTTATTAAAGATATACCTCAAGGAAGAGAATTCAGGCTCCAGGGCTACCTGTTCCCGGAAACTTATTTCTTTGATTCCGACGGTAAAGAAGAAGAAGTAATAAATAAAATGCTGGGGCAATTTGATAAGATATTTAGCGAGGAATACCTTAAAAGAGCCAAGGAACTAAATATGACAGTGGACCAGATCATTACACTTGCATCACTTATTGAAAGGGAATCAAGTGTCAAGGATGAACGTCCTAAAATAGCAGCAGTTTTTTATAACAGGTTGAAAAGCAAGGATGCATCACTCAGGAGATTGCAGTCATGTGCTTCAGTGCAATACATACTTTTGAAAACAACAGGTAAAACCAAAACAAGGTTGTTTAATGAGGATACAAAGATTGATGATCCTTATAATACATATTTACACGAAGGCTTGCCTCCGGGACCTATTTGCAGTCCGGGGGAAGATGCAATAAATGCAGCGCTTTATCCTGAAGAGAATGATTATTTGTATTTTGTTGCAAAGGAAGACGGAACAGGCGGGCATTACTTTTCCAGAACTTTTAAGGAACATCTTAGTGCACAAGCAAAAGCACAAAAAAATATAAAAGATTAATCGAATTGTGAGGTAAGAGAGACATTTGCATATAATGTTACTCACCTCACAATTTTTATGAACGAGGAAAAAAGATGATTTGTTATGAATACATAAATGATTATATCAGGAAAACAATAAAACGGAATGAAGGTATATTGGTTGAGTTGGAGGAGTTTGCAAAAGTAAATCATGTGCCTATCATACATCCGGAAGTAGCACGTCTGATATGTGTATTGGGCAAGATGCAGCAGCCGGAGAGGATACTGGAGGTAGGTACTGCAATCGGGTATTCTGCATTGCTGTTTTCTTCAATCTTAAAGCCTGGAGGAAAAATCGATACTATTGACAGATACGAGCTAATGACAGAACGGGCAAAAGAAAATATTAAGAGAGCAGGAAAAGCAGATATTATCAATATAATAGTCGGAGACGCGCTTGAAGTACTGAAATGCCTTGATAAGAAGTATGATATGATTTTTCTTGATGCAGCGAAGGGGCAATATGGGGAGTTTTTGCCTGAATGCTTAAGGATGCTGAACAAGGGTGGGCTTCTGATTTCGGATAATGTACTTTACAAGGGCATGATTGCAACTGATGAACTGGTAGTGAGAAGAAAGAAAACTATTGTAAAGCGTATGAGGGATTACCTCGATACCATATGTAATATGGACGAGCTGGAGACCAGCATTATACCTATAGGGGATGGAGTAGCGCTGTCGTATAAAAAAAGTTGATAGCAAATGAAAAGGATTAGAAATGAGTTGGAACGGAGAGCAAAGCACATGAGAAAAGTTGAACTGCTTGCACCTGCAGGCAATCTTGAGAAGCTTAAAATGGCTATTGAATATGGAGCGGATGCTGTGTATATAGGAGGAGAAGAATATGGATTGAGGGCCTCTGCAGATAACTTCAATCTTGAAGAAATGAAGGATGGAATCGAATATACACATTCAAAAGGTAAGAAGATTTATCTTACAATGAACATAATTCCGCATAATGAAGACTTAAGCGAAATGCCGGCATATGTCGAAAGTGTTTCAAAGCTGGGAATAGATGCTATAATCCTATCTGATCCGGGAGTATATTCCATTGTAAAGGAATGTGCACCGGAAATGGAGATACACCTTAGTACACAAGCCAATAATACAAACTGGAGAAGCGCCCGTTTTTGGCATGAGCATGGTGTGAGAAGGATAGTACTTGCAAGAGAACTCTCTTTTTCCGAAATAAAGGAAATTAGAGAGAAGACGGATAAGGCTCTGGAGCTTGAAATCTTTATCCATGGTGCAATGTGTATATCGTATTCGGGGAGATGCTTATTAAGCAATTACATGGCAAACCGCGACTCAAACCGGGGACAGTGTGCGCATCCATGCAGGTGGAAGTATCATCTCGTAGAGGAGAAGCGACCAGGGGAATATATGCCTGTTTTCGAAAACGAGAGGGGTACATTTATTTATAATTCAAAGGATTTGTGCCTTATAGAACATATTCCGGACATTATCGAATCTGGAGTTTACAGTCTTAAAATAGAGGGCAGGATGAAAAGCTCTTACTACGTAGCAACTATTGTGAGAGCTTACAGACAGGCAATAGATGAATACTACAACGATCCTGAAAAATACATTTTCAATCCGAAACTGCTTGAAGAAATATCAAAAGCAAGCCACAGGGAATACACCACAGGTTTTTACTTTAACAAACCTACAGGGCAGGACCAGATTTATCATACTAGTTCTTATATAAGGGAATATGATTTTGTTGGATTGGTTACTGCTTATGACAAAGTTACGGGAATGGCGACAATAGAACAGAGAAACAGGATGTATACTGGAGATGAGATTGAAGTAGTAAGACCCGGGGGAGGATATTTCGTACAAAATATCAAAACCATGAAAAATATTGAAGGTGAAGAAATAGAAGTGGCACCACATCCTCAAATGACAGTATTCATGCCTATGGATCAGGAAGTTGAGGAGTATACAATGCTTAGACGGAAGGGAAAGAATGGCTGACAGAACGTAGTTTTTGCTAAATTTATATAAATGAATAAAAAGCCGCTTTACATGGGGAAAATCTCTACATGGAAAGGGGTTTTTTTATGAGAAATAACAGGAAGATGTTTTTATTCCTAGGCATTTGCCTGATTTTTTTTGCATTGCTTCTAAGGCTGTTCTATATACAGGTTATAGATGGGTCAAGGCTTTCCAAGGCTGCATCTGCTCAGAGAATAACAAATTCAATTATACAGATACCACGTGGCAGAATAATTGACAAAAACGGTATTTCTTTTACTAACAGAAAAAAGAAAGTCTTGATTATTATAAAACCCTTGTATCTAAATGGAAATGAGGAGGATATAAAGAAAATCTGCGGAATTCTTGGCGAGGACTTTAATACAACCAGAAGACTGATAGAGATTAAGAAGGAACCTATAGTTATTCAGGCTGATGAAGAAAAAAAGAAGAAGATACTGGACGAAAAAATCAATGGCGTATCAGCTATTAATTATTTAGAGCGGTATGATGAAGAATCATTGGCAAAGCATATACTTGGATATCTCAACAGTATCGATAAAACTGGACAATCAGGACTGGAAAAGTTTTATGAAAGTGCGTTGAAGTTTGATTGTAAGAATACAGTAGGTGTTATTACCGATGCAAGAAATAACCTGCTTGAGGGGCTTGGATACAGAATTATGGCAGACCCCTACAAGGGTAAGAAACTAAACCTTAAGCTGACTCTTGACTACCATATACAAAAAATAGTCGAAGAGGTAATGGAGAAAAATAGTGTCAAGGGTGCTGTTGTAGTAGAGGATGTTTATACTGGTGATATTGTTGCAATAGCCAGTAAGCCGGATTATGACCAGAACAGTGTAGGAGAGTATCTGAACAGTCCAGGAAAGGAACTTTTTAATAAAGCTACAGCGGCATATAATATGGGCTCAATATTTAAAATAATAGATACGGCAAAAGCACTGGAAACGGAACTATATTTGAATCCGCATTATTTTTGTCCAGGTTTTATCAGAATAGGTAACAAGACATTTAAATGCCATAAGCAGGGCGGTCATGGCTGGGTTGACCTTAAAAGAGCCTTTGCCTTATCTTGTAATACATATTTTATTGATTTAGGAATAAGAGCCGGACACAGCGGGATTATTGATATGGCAAAAAAGTTTGGATTGGGAGAGATAACGGGGGTAAAGGAACAGGGAGTTTCTGAAGCAACAGGGAGATTGCCTGAGACAGACACTTCC comes from Clostridia bacterium and encodes:
- a CDS encoding HAD-IA family hydrolase, whose amino-acid sequence is MFKYILFDFDGTLIDTNELIILTLKETAKKFINRDLSPDDLNSILGRHLEEQMKCISPVFWEDMMLFYKTYYKANKDRMIKEFPGIREMLSQIKAIGCKTAIVSAKGRSGIEHGLDCFKLSEYIDVIVSAYDIQNNKPHPEPALKALELLCGVKEQSLLIGDSPYDILCGQNAGIKTVLVDWTIFPKNEICRLKPDFIIKEPTDLCKIIASQK
- a CDS encoding endonuclease MutS2, with product MNERTLKILEFDKIVRQISGRTASDLGMELAESLLPEKSFTRIQAALNETSDGVSFIVRKGSPPLSGIHDIRGSLKRAEMGSVLSPSELLRISDVLMASRNLKRYSSSDNLIIDGGNIVSELIGCLEPNKKLEEKIRLSIISEDEIADAASSTLASIRKQIKDAQNSIKDKLNDILKSSKYQKFMQEAIVTIRGDRYVIPVKNEHRNEIPGLVHDSSSSGATLFIEPMAVVEANNNIRQLKIKEQVEIERILYELTAEVSEILPGLQSDITILARLDFIFAKAKFSVDYNCVCPKLNDNKRTVIKKGRHPLLDKRNVVPIDFWIGDGFDTLVVTGPNTGGKTVTLKTVGLFTLMTQAGLHVPANEGTEISIFENVFADIGDEQSIEQSLSTFSSHMKNIVNILKNADNKSMVLFDELGAGTDPTEGAALAMSILECLHQMGAVTVATTHYSELKIYAVSTKGVENACCEFDVETLKPTYKLLIGIPGKSNAFAISKRLGLTEDIIERAKEFLTQEDIKFEDMLLSIEKNRSESEKEREKAQIYRIEIEKMKGEIEEQNRRINAQKDKILREAKEEARRILLEAKQEATDVLTEMRKMEADREAAQREREAEELKARLKSKLNRIEDSLAESLMPKQGYVKPPKNLKPGDSILIVNLNQKGTVVNPPNAEGEVLVQAGIMKINVHITNLKLVDEQKIETHKSGMGKIGVSKSKSVSMEVDLRGLNLDEAVEVVDKYLDDASIAGLHEVTIIHGKGTGVLRNGIHQFLRLNHHVGNFRLGKYGEGETGVTIVELK
- the typA gene encoding translational GTPase TypA: MEKIREDLRNVAIIAHVDHGKTTLVDGMLRQSGIFRENEMVQERVMDSNDLERERGITILAKNTAVNYKGIKINIVDTPGHADFGGEVERVLKMVDGVLLLVDAFEGPMPQTRFVLKKALELNLKPIVVVNKIDRPEARPDEVVDDVLELFIELGADDDQLEFPVIYASSREGFAVCDLYGERVDLKPLFETIIEKVPAPKGYIDKPLQLLVSSIDYDDYVGRIAVGRVERGTVKSGQQAVICRKDGSLQNIRISKLYTIEGLKRIDAAEAALGDIVSVSGVGDITIGETICDTDTPEPLPFIDIDEPTISMNFIVNNSPFAGREGTFVTSRHLRDRLYKELETNVSLRVEETDSADSFKVSGRGELHLSILIETMRRQGYEFQVSKPTVILKEIDGETYEPIEYLTIDVPEDFMGVVMEKLGSRKAEMVNMHSANQGYMRLEFKIPARGLIGYRSEFLTDTKGNGIMNHIFHGFEPFRGEISGRQRGAMTAWEEGEAVTYGLYNAQERGTLFISSGAKVYEGMIVGENSRTEDIVVNVCKKKHVTNMRASGSDEALRLTPPRVMSLEQSLEFIADDELVEITPKTIRLRKKILDTELRAKQESKARKSN
- the mltG gene encoding endolytic transglycosylase MltG produces the protein MSDLRERIEKKRQVKRKKALFRLSVFAVIVLLTIICSVVSYKYVIKNTGDSEKETTITIEHGKEIEVKIPLGAGPASIAEILKKEGIISHPRIFKLISKINGYDSTYKSGTHVLSKDLSYTEIMRVLSSKPTDNTSVKATIPEGLTLDEIINKLNKDAEKQKKPKLVDKDRFKNLVENGKFDYKFIKDIPQGREFRLQGYLFPETYFFDSDGKEEEVINKMLGQFDKIFSEEYLKRAKELNMTVDQIITLASLIERESSVKDERPKIAAVFYNRLKSKDASLRRLQSCASVQYILLKTTGKTKTRLFNEDTKIDDPYNTYLHEGLPPGPICSPGEDAINAALYPEENDYLYFVAKEDGTGGHYFSRTFKEHLSAQAKAQKNIKD
- a CDS encoding O-methyltransferase — translated: MICYEYINDYIRKTIKRNEGILVELEEFAKVNHVPIIHPEVARLICVLGKMQQPERILEVGTAIGYSALLFSSILKPGGKIDTIDRYELMTERAKENIKRAGKADIINIIVGDALEVLKCLDKKYDMIFLDAAKGQYGEFLPECLRMLNKGGLLISDNVLYKGMIATDELVVRRKKTIVKRMRDYLDTICNMDELETSIIPIGDGVALSYKKS
- a CDS encoding U32 family peptidase, translating into MRKVELLAPAGNLEKLKMAIEYGADAVYIGGEEYGLRASADNFNLEEMKDGIEYTHSKGKKIYLTMNIIPHNEDLSEMPAYVESVSKLGIDAIILSDPGVYSIVKECAPEMEIHLSTQANNTNWRSARFWHEHGVRRIVLARELSFSEIKEIREKTDKALELEIFIHGAMCISYSGRCLLSNYMANRDSNRGQCAHPCRWKYHLVEEKRPGEYMPVFENERGTFIYNSKDLCLIEHIPDIIESGVYSLKIEGRMKSSYYVATIVRAYRQAIDEYYNDPEKYIFNPKLLEEISKASHREYTTGFYFNKPTGQDQIYHTSSYIREYDFVGLVTAYDKVTGMATIEQRNRMYTGDEIEVVRPGGGYFVQNIKTMKNIEGEEIEVAPHPQMTVFMPMDQEVEEYTMLRRKGKNG
- a CDS encoding penicillin-binding transpeptidase domain-containing protein, yielding MRNNRKMFLFLGICLIFFALLLRLFYIQVIDGSRLSKAASAQRITNSIIQIPRGRIIDKNGISFTNRKKKVLIIIKPLYLNGNEEDIKKICGILGEDFNTTRRLIEIKKEPIVIQADEEKKKKILDEKINGVSAINYLERYDEESLAKHILGYLNSIDKTGQSGLEKFYESALKFDCKNTVGVITDARNNLLEGLGYRIMADPYKGKKLNLKLTLDYHIQKIVEEVMEKNSVKGAVVVEDVYTGDIVAIASKPDYDQNSVGEYLNSPGKELFNKATAAYNMGSIFKIIDTAKALETELYLNPHYFCPGFIRIGNKTFKCHKQGGHGWVDLKRAFALSCNTYFIDLGIRAGHSGIIDMAKKFGLGEITGVKEQGVSEATGRLPETDTSFTRGDTANISIGQGEVMVTPLQVVDLIATVANGGIKNRINIVDSVIDDDGNKVREVRNTRGTRIISKETSDAIKEMMIEVVLSGTGSKANMEDYGGAGGKTGSAETGQLLDGEKVIQAWFAGFFPKVNPKYSIAVFVENGRMGNEAAAPIFREIAVEIVKKGY